The following proteins are co-located in the Halarcobacter sp. genome:
- a CDS encoding TetR/AcrR family transcriptional regulator → MKSNKDLKKTSKYHHGNLKEEMLQLSLETISKEGIEVLTLKFLGDKLGTSRSAIYRHFSSKQDLIQNVIVYGFTLFEEALIPTLNRDNGTVLERLYSMGSSYINFAIKNQNLYRVLFGEKYQDIRENTCTIDDENIEDSFKLLIKLLEEGKEKDILKIENSFLQAQTIHALIHGIAILYIDGHINIKKNIEELYKISFDSLINGIKK, encoded by the coding sequence ATGAAAAGTAATAAAGATTTGAAAAAAACTTCAAAATATCATCATGGGAATTTAAAAGAAGAGATGTTACAACTATCTTTGGAAACAATTTCAAAAGAGGGTATAGAGGTTTTAACTTTAAAGTTTTTAGGTGACAAACTTGGTACTTCAAGAAGTGCAATATACAGACACTTTTCTTCAAAACAAGATTTAATACAAAATGTTATTGTTTATGGTTTTACTCTTTTTGAGGAAGCTTTAATACCCACTTTAAATAGAGATAATGGAACAGTTTTAGAAAGATTATACTCAATGGGTAGTTCATATATAAATTTTGCAATAAAAAATCAAAATTTATATAGAGTTTTATTTGGTGAAAAATATCAAGATATAAGAGAAAATACCTGTACTATTGATGATGAGAATATTGAAGATAGCTTTAAACTTTTAATAAAACTTTTGGAAGAGGGTAAAGAGAAAGATATTTTAAAGATAGAAAACTCTTTTTTACAAGCTCAAACAATACATGCTTTGATTCATGGTATAGCAATACTTTATATTGATGGACATATTAATATTAAAAAAAATATAGAAGAGTTGTATAAAATATCTTTTGACTCATTAATTAATGGAATAAAAAAGTAA
- a CDS encoding NAD(P)H-dependent oxidoreductase: protein MKNILLILAHPNEESLNHYIASLIKDEMSKKNYVEYIDLYKSDYQQGFYKLENENTKERIYFQDKITKADEIIFVFPYWWGSIPAILKNWLDWNFSTNFAYSYENSKPKGLLKNKKVTVFTTTGAPKFYYDLTGANRRLKNMWKEQIINFCGMELSSFNIFGGIDTKIKNINKIKNRVINIVNT from the coding sequence ATGAAAAACATTTTACTTATATTGGCCCATCCAAATGAAGAGTCATTAAACCATTACATAGCATCTCTTATTAAAGATGAGATGTCAAAAAAGAACTATGTTGAATATATAGATTTATATAAATCAGATTATCAACAAGGATTTTATAAGCTAGAAAATGAAAATACAAAAGAGAGAATATATTTTCAAGATAAGATAACAAAAGCAGATGAAATAATATTTGTATTTCCATATTGGTGGGGCTCAATTCCAGCTATTCTAAAAAATTGGTTAGATTGGAACTTCTCAACAAATTTTGCATATAGTTATGAAAATTCAAAACCAAAAGGATTATTAAAAAATAAGAAAGTAACTGTATTTACTACAACAGGTGCTCCAAAATTCTACTATGATCTAACAGGAGCAAATAGAAGATTGAAAAATATGTGGAAAGAGCAAATTATTAATTTTTGTGGTATGGAATTATCTAGTTTTAATATTTTTGGTGGAATAGATACAAAAATAAAAAATATTAATAAAATAAAAAATCGTGTGATTAATATTGTAAATACTTAA
- the uvrA gene encoding excinuclease ABC subunit UvrA → MQDTIKIYNAKENNLKNINLEIPKNKLVVFTGLSGSGKSTLAFDTLYAEGQRRYIESLSAYARQFLDKVGKPDVERIEGLTPAIAIDQKTTSKNPRSTVGTITEVYDYFRLLYARVGKQHCHKCGQPISQMSASDVIEQVLSLPENSKIVILAPLVNRKKGTFADLLESLRGKGYVRAMIDGVMVRLDEDIELSKTQMHTIKVVIDRVVVKDENRDRIAQDVEKGLKESFGELEVEVMNNQEVGCDKHIHYSEHMACFDCKISFEPLEPLSFSFNSPKGACPSCDGLGIRYALDMKKVVNEELPLEDGAIKIIYGFNKGYYFKMLIAYCEAASIDITIPFKELPEHQQKSILHGGIEEAKFTWKRHKLTRKWEGIVKIAYDMIKDEKDMAEFMTEKICSDCNGNRLKPSSQSVFVAQKTISDIINKPIEEAHAFFQDEKNFEYFNDQEKMISAPILKEIKERIFFLNDVGLGYITLGRDARTISGGEAQRIRVASQIGSGLTGVMYVLDEPSIGLHERDTNKLIKTLKALQEKGNSVIVVEHDKETIEAADFVVDIGPKAGKYGGEIVFAGTLEEMHKAKTLTAKYVNGEKKIDYVHNRPQEEFIEIQNVNINNIKNLDVKIPLKNLVSITGVSGSGKSSLILQTLLPVAKELLNHAKRVKKVDGVSIEGLDKLDKVIYLDQSPIGRTPRSNPATYTGLMDEIRTLFTKTKEAQLRGYKVGRFSFNVKGGRCEKCQGEGEIKIEMHFLPDIMVKCDDCQGTRYNAQTLEIMYKGKNISDVLNMSVDEALEFFTKVPKIKAKLQTLSDVGLGYITLGQNAVTLSGGEAQRIKLSKELSKKDTGNTLYVLDEPTTGLHFADVDRLTKVLHHLVEVGNSVLVIEHNLDIIKNSDWVIDIGPEGGSKGGKIVDEGTPEQLAKNHKKSASYTGFYLDKEIN, encoded by the coding sequence ATGCAAGATACAATCAAAATATATAACGCAAAAGAAAATAACTTAAAAAATATTAATTTAGAGATACCAAAAAATAAACTTGTTGTATTTACTGGACTATCAGGGTCTGGTAAATCAACACTAGCTTTTGATACTTTATATGCAGAGGGACAAAGAAGATATATAGAATCACTTTCAGCTTATGCAAGACAATTCTTAGACAAAGTTGGAAAACCTGATGTTGAAAGAATTGAAGGTTTAACTCCCGCAATTGCAATTGATCAAAAGACTACTTCAAAAAATCCAAGATCTACAGTTGGAACTATTACTGAAGTTTATGATTATTTTAGACTTTTATATGCAAGAGTTGGGAAACAACACTGTCATAAATGTGGACAACCAATCTCACAAATGAGTGCCTCTGATGTTATCGAACAAGTATTATCTTTGCCTGAAAATTCTAAAATTGTTATCTTAGCTCCATTAGTAAATAGAAAAAAAGGAACCTTCGCTGACTTACTTGAAAGTCTAAGAGGAAAAGGTTACGTAAGAGCCATGATTGATGGAGTTATGGTTAGACTAGATGAGGATATTGAGCTTTCAAAAACACAAATGCACACAATTAAAGTTGTAATTGATAGAGTTGTTGTAAAAGATGAAAATAGAGATAGAATAGCACAAGATGTTGAAAAAGGTTTAAAAGAAAGTTTTGGTGAATTAGAAGTTGAAGTAATGAACAATCAAGAGGTTGGTTGCGATAAACATATCCATTACTCTGAACATATGGCTTGTTTTGATTGTAAAATATCTTTTGAACCACTTGAGCCTTTATCTTTCTCATTTAACTCTCCAAAAGGAGCATGCCCTTCATGTGATGGTTTAGGAATTAGATATGCTTTAGATATGAAAAAAGTTGTAAATGAAGAGTTACCACTTGAAGATGGTGCCATTAAAATTATATATGGTTTCAATAAGGGATATTATTTTAAGATGCTAATTGCCTATTGTGAGGCAGCTTCAATAGATATAACAATACCTTTTAAAGAGTTACCAGAACATCAACAAAAATCGATTTTACATGGTGGTATCGAAGAAGCTAAATTTACTTGGAAAAGACATAAGCTTACAAGAAAGTGGGAAGGTATTGTAAAAATTGCCTATGACATGATAAAAGATGAAAAAGATATGGCAGAATTTATGACAGAAAAAATATGCTCTGATTGTAATGGAAATAGATTAAAGCCCTCTTCTCAAAGTGTATTTGTAGCACAAAAAACAATATCAGATATAATTAATAAACCAATAGAAGAAGCCCATGCCTTTTTTCAAGATGAAAAAAATTTTGAATACTTTAATGACCAAGAGAAGATGATTTCTGCACCTATTCTAAAAGAGATAAAAGAGAGAATCTTTTTTTTAAATGATGTTGGTCTTGGATATATTACTTTGGGAAGAGATGCAAGAACAATCAGTGGAGGAGAAGCTCAAAGAATCCGTGTTGCTTCACAAATTGGTTCTGGACTAACTGGTGTTATGTATGTGTTAGATGAGCCATCAATTGGATTACATGAAAGAGATACTAATAAACTAATTAAAACTCTAAAAGCTTTACAAGAAAAAGGTAATAGTGTTATTGTAGTTGAACACGATAAAGAGACTATTGAAGCAGCAGATTTTGTAGTTGATATTGGACCAAAAGCTGGTAAATATGGTGGAGAAATTGTTTTTGCAGGAACTTTAGAAGAGATGCATAAAGCAAAAACATTAACAGCTAAATATGTAAATGGTGAGAAAAAAATTGATTATGTACATAATAGACCTCAAGAAGAGTTTATTGAGATTCAAAATGTAAATATAAACAATATTAAAAACCTTGATGTAAAAATTCCATTAAAAAACCTAGTATCAATCACAGGTGTTTCAGGAAGTGGAAAATCTTCACTTATCTTACAAACACTTTTACCAGTTGCTAAAGAGCTTTTAAATCATGCAAAAAGAGTTAAAAAAGTTGATGGTGTAAGTATAGAAGGATTAGATAAACTTGATAAAGTTATATATCTAGACCAAAGTCCTATTGGAAGAACACCAAGAAGTAATCCTGCTACATATACAGGGCTTATGGATGAGATTAGAACACTTTTTACAAAAACAAAAGAGGCACAACTAAGAGGTTATAAAGTTGGAAGATTCTCATTTAATGTAAAAGGTGGAAGATGTGAAAAATGCCAAGGTGAAGGTGAAATAAAAATTGAGATGCACTTCTTACCAGATATTATGGTTAAATGTGATGATTGCCAAGGGACAAGATACAATGCACAAACTCTTGAAATCATGTATAAGGGTAAAAATATCTCTGACGTATTAAATATGAGTGTAGATGAAGCCTTAGAGTTTTTTACAAAAGTACCTAAAATAAAAGCTAAACTTCAAACTCTATCAGATGTTGGACTTGGCTATATTACACTAGGGCAAAATGCAGTAACACTTTCAGGTGGTGAAGCTCAAAGAATTAAATTAAGTAAAGAATTAAGTAAAAAAGATACAGGAAATACTTTATATGTCTTAGATGAACCAACAACTGGTCTTCACTTTGCGGATGTTGATAGATTAACAAAAGTATTACATCACCTTGTTGAAGTTGGAAACTCAGTACTTGTAATTGAACATAATCTGGATATTATTAAAAACTCTGATTGGGTTATTGATATTGGACCAGAAGGTGGAAGTAAAGGTGGGAAAATTGTTGATGAAGGAACACCAGAACAATTAGCAAAAAACCATAAAAAAAGTGCTTCATATACTGGTTTCTATTTAGATAAAGAGATAAACTAA
- a CDS encoding DUF309 domain-containing protein — MTKIEEFIEIVKQGKYVQAHEVLEEDWKFYRKKGLKPEEKAIQGLINGATALALFFIKKRPTSYEKVWKVFEKYEHYLNVANLENIEKYIEAKELLLKINSTIKK, encoded by the coding sequence TTGACAAAAATTGAAGAGTTTATTGAGATTGTTAAACAAGGAAAATATGTCCAAGCCCATGAAGTATTGGAAGAGGATTGGAAGTTTTATAGAAAAAAGGGTTTAAAACCTGAAGAAAAAGCGATCCAAGGACTAATAAATGGTGCTACAGCTTTAGCACTATTTTTTATAAAAAAAAGACCCACAAGTTATGAAAAAGTTTGGAAAGTATTTGAAAAATATGAGCATTATCTTAATGTAGCTAATTTAGAAAATATAGAAAAATATATAGAAGCAAAAGAACTACTTCTGAAAATAAACTCTACAATAAAAAAGTAA
- a CDS encoding CNNM domain-containing protein, with protein sequence MEFLIFLFIIVIGTSFLCSVLESVILSTNYTYISVIEEKTPLTGKLLKDLKTDIDKSIASILILNTIANTLGATAIGVQAQNVFEGNKTLVMVVSIILTFAILFFAEIIPKTIGAVFWKELAPISARIIRVCVFITYPIILVTQFVTKKIKGKDNSETLSREELIHTTLLSEEEGVIGDLESDIIENTLTLHEIKIKDILTPRSVMYAVEKNTTIKDILDDKRTFKFSRVPVYEDTIDNIIGIVLTKKLFKQAIRDSSATLESIMKPVFTLNENIPVGKALNKFIQKKEHMFIVLDNYDQTEGIITLEDCIETLLGLEIMDESDTTADMRRLALNKMKAKRRERGLKQRD encoded by the coding sequence ATGGAATTTTTAATATTTCTTTTTATCATTGTAATAGGCACATCGTTCTTATGTTCCGTTTTAGAATCTGTTATTCTATCAACAAACTATACTTATATATCTGTAATTGAAGAGAAAACACCATTAACTGGTAAATTACTTAAAGATTTAAAAACAGATATTGATAAATCGATAGCTTCAATACTTATATTAAATACTATTGCAAACACTTTAGGTGCTACTGCAATTGGTGTTCAAGCCCAAAATGTATTTGAAGGTAACAAAACATTAGTAATGGTTGTTTCAATCATATTAACATTTGCAATTTTATTTTTTGCAGAAATTATTCCAAAAACTATTGGAGCTGTATTTTGGAAAGAGTTAGCCCCAATCTCTGCAAGAATTATTAGAGTTTGTGTTTTTATTACTTATCCAATAATTTTAGTAACTCAATTTGTTACTAAAAAAATAAAAGGTAAAGATAATAGTGAAACTTTATCAAGGGAAGAATTAATCCATACAACTCTACTTAGTGAAGAGGAAGGTGTTATTGGAGATTTAGAATCTGATATTATAGAAAATACTCTAACATTACATGAGATTAAAATAAAAGATATTTTAACTCCAAGATCTGTAATGTATGCTGTTGAAAAAAATACTACTATAAAAGATATTCTTGATGATAAAAGAACTTTTAAGTTTTCAAGAGTACCAGTTTATGAAGATACAATTGATAATATCATTGGTATCGTTTTAACAAAAAAACTTTTCAAACAAGCAATTAGAGATAGTAGTGCAACACTTGAATCAATTATGAAACCAGTGTTTACACTAAATGAAAATATACCAGTAGGAAAAGCTTTAAATAAATTTATCCAGAAAAAGGAACATATGTTTATTGTTCTTGATAATTATGACCAAACAGAAGGGATTATTACATTAGAAGATTGTATTGAAACTCTTCTTGGTTTAGAGATTATGGATGAATCTGATACAACAGCTGATATGAGAAGATTGGCATTAAATAAAATGAAAGCAAAAAGAAGAGAAAGAGGATTAAAACAAAGAGATTAA
- a CDS encoding pyridoxamine 5'-phosphate oxidase family protein: MLEDYINKFKSLTVSTLDENTAPFTSYAPFVKYNNKYYIYISSMAKHYQNLELNPLASLFFIEDESLCDNIFGRKRVVLQCKSEKLQRDNEEFENLAKQFEEKHGSTMKMLKTMKDFSFFEFSPYYGEAIFGFGEAYNVGGENFDKLIQRKNQKGHNK, encoded by the coding sequence ATGTTAGAAGATTATATTAATAAGTTTAAAAGTCTTACTGTTTCAACACTTGATGAAAATACTGCTCCTTTTACTAGCTATGCACCATTTGTAAAATATAACAACAAATACTACATATATATAAGTTCAATGGCAAAACACTATCAGAATTTAGAATTAAATCCCCTAGCCTCTTTATTTTTTATTGAAGATGAATCTTTATGTGATAATATTTTTGGTAGAAAACGTGTAGTTTTACAATGTAAAAGTGAAAAATTACAAAGAGACAATGAAGAGTTTGAAAACTTAGCAAAACAATTTGAAGAAAAACACGGTTCAACAATGAAAATGTTAAAAACCATGAAAGACTTTTCTTTTTTTGAGTTTTCACCATATTATGGAGAAGCTATATTTGGATTTGGAGAAGCATACAATGTTGGTGGGGAAAATTTTGATAAATTAATTCAAAGAAAAAATCAAAAGGGACATAATAAATAA
- a CDS encoding MerR family transcriptional regulator: MALLDNNKDVLPLSSIAELLTAKVRTLKMYEDKGLLPQKKEVKKLYSINDVKIISFVHYLASVKKINANGIKYITEMLESNMDEKNRKEFLDIVEKRMEKLSGVEVKDVEVI, encoded by the coding sequence TTGGCTTTATTAGATAACAATAAAGATGTTTTACCATTAAGTAGCATAGCAGAACTACTTACTGCTAAAGTTAGAACACTAAAAATGTATGAAGACAAAGGACTACTACCTCAAAAGAAAGAGGTAAAAAAACTATACTCTATTAATGATGTAAAAATTATATCTTTTGTACATTATTTGGCAAGTGTGAAAAAGATAAATGCTAATGGTATAAAATATATTACTGAGATGTTAGAAAGTAATATGGATGAAAAAAATAGAAAAGAGTTTTTGGATATAGTTGAAAAAAGAATGGAAAAACTATCTGGAGTAGAAGTTAAAGATGTAGAAGTTATCTAG
- a CDS encoding winged helix-turn-helix domain-containing protein, whose protein sequence is MRLLSLNINKEVLDYIIENELYICDDVSEIDDAIYHSEVRYYNIILVKHNNTKYLKQILKYVNPRQTAVIFLVDEISKKEELELLKKGAIDVLKGSISNDLLLAKMKSIHRENFENQYIFKDKYLINKEERSISDNKNNKLVINGKPFSILEYLIKNRHRSAISKEELLDVLWDDPEWVVRNVVEVNINIIRKGIQNTFEENFINTVRHRGYQII, encoded by the coding sequence ATGCGTCTTTTATCATTAAATATTAACAAAGAAGTTTTAGATTATATTATTGAAAATGAACTTTACATTTGTGATGATGTATCAGAAATTGATGATGCAATATATCACAGTGAAGTTAGATATTACAATATAATATTAGTAAAACACAATAACACTAAGTATCTTAAACAAATACTTAAATATGTTAATCCTCGTCAAACAGCAGTGATTTTCTTAGTAGATGAAATAAGTAAGAAAGAAGAATTAGAACTACTAAAAAAAGGTGCAATTGATGTACTTAAGGGCTCTATTTCAAACGATTTACTTCTTGCAAAGATGAAATCAATCCATAGAGAAAATTTTGAAAATCAATATATTTTCAAAGATAAATATCTAATAAATAAAGAGGAACGTTCTATTTCAGATAACAAGAATAATAAACTTGTTATTAATGGAAAACCTTTTAGCATATTGGAATACCTAATAAAAAACAGACATAGGTCTGCTATTTCAAAAGAAGAACTTCTAGATGTTTTATGGGATGATCCTGAGTGGGTTGTTAGAAATGTTGTTGAAGTAAATATCAATATCATAAGAAAAGGTATTCAAAATACTTTTGAAGAAAACTTTATTAATACTGTTAGACACAGAGGCTATCAAATAATATAA
- the ectA gene encoding diaminobutyrate acetyltransferase, giving the protein MSEKKIYIRKPKKEFSKKIFQLVKSCGNLDLNSEYLYLLQSTHFKECCSIALCDDKVVGFVSGYKIPNNENALFIWQVAIDENFRGLGLANKLITNTLKRKVNSEVNYIHTTVSPDNKSSIRMFEKLANKLNTKMKSKKFFKKEDFIDAHEEETLYEIGPIKKQKEK; this is encoded by the coding sequence TTGTCTGAAAAAAAGATATATATTAGAAAACCAAAAAAAGAGTTTTCAAAAAAAATCTTTCAGCTAGTTAAGAGTTGTGGTAATTTAGATTTAAACTCTGAATACCTATATTTATTACAGTCTACCCATTTTAAAGAGTGTTGTTCAATAGCACTTTGTGATGATAAAGTTGTAGGCTTTGTATCTGGATATAAGATTCCTAACAATGAAAATGCACTTTTCATTTGGCAAGTTGCTATAGATGAAAATTTTAGAGGTTTAGGATTAGCAAACAAACTAATCACTAATACTCTAAAAAGAAAAGTAAATAGTGAAGTTAACTATATTCATACTACAGTTTCACCAGATAACAAATCTTCAATAAGAATGTTTGAAAAACTTGCAAATAAGCTAAATACAAAAATGAAAAGTAAAAAGTTTTTCAAAAAAGAAGACTTTATTGATGCTCATGAAGAAGAAACACTATATGAGATTGGCCCAATTAAAAAACAAAAGGAAAAATAA